Proteins encoded by one window of Salvia splendens isolate huo1 chromosome 5, SspV2, whole genome shotgun sequence:
- the LOC121804674 gene encoding DEAD-box ATP-dependent RNA helicase 35-like: MGSHGEDMMEEEDDYVEYVPVAKRRALEAQKILQRRGTSSAVDEEMEKQNLVEAKPSLLVKASQLKKDQPEITQTEQMILQEKEMIEHLSDKKTLMSVRELAKGITYTDPLPTGWKPPLPIRRMSNKACDAIRRQWHIIVDGDDVLPPIKNFKDMRFPQPILKSLKAKGIVQPTPIQVQGLPVILSGRDMIGIAFTGSGKTLVFVLPLVMIALQEEMMMPINPGEGPFGLVVCPSRELARQTFEVVELFLESLKEAGYPELRPLLCIGGIDMKLQLDIVKKGVHIVVATPGRLKDMLAKKKMNLNNCRYLTLDEADRLVDLGFEDDIREVFDHFKGQRQTLLFSATMPTKIQNFARSALVKPVTVNVGRAGAANLDVIQEVEYVKQEAKIVYLLECLQKTSPPVLVFCENKADVDDIHEYLLLKGVEAVAIHGGKDQEDREYAISSFKAGKKDVLVATDVASKGLDFPDIQHVINYDMPAEIENYVHRIGRTGRCGKTGIATTFINKNQSETTLLDLKHLLQEAKQRIPPVLAELDDPMEDAEAIANASGVKGCAYCGGLGHRIRDCPKLEHQKSQQIASSRRDYFGSGGYRGEM; encoded by the exons ATG GGCTCACATGGGGAGGATATGATGGAAGAGGAAGATGATTACGTTGAGTATGTTCCTGTGGCGAAGAGGCGCGCGCTTGAGGCGCAGAAGATTTTGCAGCGCAGGGGAACGTCTTCTGCAGTCGACGAAGAGATGGAGAAACAGAATCTCGTTGAGGCCAAACCAAGTCTACTGGTGAAAGCTTCTCAACTGAAGAAAGATCAGCCAGAGATCACCCAAACCGAGCAGATGATACTACAGGAGAAGGAGATGATCGAGCACCTTTCAGATAAGAAAACTTTGATGTCCGTTCGGGAGCTGGCTAAGGGCATCACTTACACTGATCCTTTACCCACTGGGTGGAAGCCGCCCTTGCCAATAAGAAGAATGTCGAACAAGGCTTGTGATGCCATAAGAAGGCAGTGGCACATCATCGTTGATGGAGATGATGTCCTGCCACCAATCAAGAACTTTAAGGACATGAGGTTTCCACAGCCCATTTTGAAGAGTTTAAAAGCTAAAGGGATTGTGCAGCCAACACCCATCCAAGTGCAGGGCCTCCCGGTTATTTTGTCTGGGAGAGATATGATTGGGATTGCTTTCACGGGGTCTGGAAAGACCCTTGTTTTTGTGTTGCCACTCGTTATGATTGCATTGCAGGAGGAGATGATGATGCCAATTAATCCAGGGGAAGGACCTTTTGGATTGGTTGTTTGTCCTTCCAGGGAGCTGGCTAGGCAAACTTTTGAAGTTGTAGAGCTATTTCTTGAATCTTTGAAAGAGGCTGGCTATCCAGAGCTCCGGCCTTTGCTTTGCATTGGAGGAATTGATATGAAGTTGCAACTTGATATAGTGAAAAAAGGAGTTCACATTGTGGTTGCTACTCCGGGGCGACTGAAGGATATGCTagcaaagaagaaaatgaatttAAACAACTGCAG ATATCTGACATTAGATGAGGCGGATCGTTTGGTGGATCTAGGATTCGAAGATGATATTAGGGAAGTTTTTGATCACTTCAAGGGCCAAAGACAGACTCTTCTGTTTTCTGCCACCATGCCCACGAAGATTCAGAATTTTGCAAGAAGTGCCCTTGTAAAGCCTGTCACGGTAAACGTGGGAAGGGCTGGAGCAGCAAATTTGGATGTGATTCAAGAAGTCGAATATGTGAAACAGGAGGCGAAGATCGTTTACCTTCTCGAATGTTTGCAGAAGACGTCACCCCCTGTTCTGGTATTTTGTGAGAACAAAGCAGATGTGGACGACATTCATGAGTATCTTCTGTTAAAGGGAGTCGAAGCTGTTGCAATACATGGAGGAAAAGACCAAGAAGACAGAGAATACGCCATATCTTCGTTCAAGGCAGGGAAGAAGGATGTTTTAGTGGCTACTGACGTGGCTTCAAAAGGTCTCGATTTTCCTGATATCCAACATGTCATCAACTATGATATGCCAGCAGAAATAGAAAACTATGTCCATCGGATCGGAAGGACAGGGCGATGTGGGAAAACAGGAATTGCAACGACCTTTATCAACAAGAACCAGAGCGAGACGACTCTGCTTGATCTGAAACACCTGCTGCAAGAGGCGAAGCAGAGGATACCTCCGGTTCTGGCAGAGCTGGATGACCCGATGGAAGATGCGGAGGCAATTGCTAATGCGAGTGGAGTGAAAGGTTGCGCCTATTGTGGTGGGCTTGGTCATCGTATTCGAGATTGTCCCAAGTTAGAACATCAAAAGAGCCAGCAAATTGCAAGTTCAAGAAGAGATTATTTTGGTTCTGGGGGCTATCGTGGGGAAATGTGA